A single region of the Verrucomicrobiota bacterium genome encodes:
- a CDS encoding addiction module protein gives MIAEEVKALPIDRKLQIMEAIWEDFRDRFDRLDVPQQQKDLLDRRRARVRAGVAQLLDWDSVKGTIGRP, from the coding sequence ATGATAGCGGAAGAAGTTAAAGCACTGCCGATTGACCGAAAGCTTCAGATCATGGAGGCTATCTGGGAGGATTTCCGGGACCGCTTTGACCGGTTGGACGTACCCCAGCAGCAAAAAGACCTTTTGGATCGCCGTCGCGCACGGGTGCGAGCGGGCGTGGCACAACTCCTGGACTGGGATTCGGTAAAAGGAACCATCGGCAGGCCATGA